Within the Scyliorhinus canicula chromosome 18, sScyCan1.1, whole genome shotgun sequence genome, the region gcgtcggaatgtggcgactgggggcttttcacagtaacttcatttgaagcctacttgtgacaataatctattttcattttcatttcgatgaagttactgtgaaaatgccatagtcgccacactccggcgcttgttcgggtacactggggggggggggggaattcagagtgttcaattcacctaacaagcaagtctttcggggcttgtgagaggaaaccggagcatccggaggaaacccacacagacacggggagaatgtgcagactccgcacaggcagtgacccaagatggaatcgaacctgggaccccggcacgtgaagcaacagtgctaaccactgtgctactgtgccacccagatgATACTCCATCATTTAACATGAGGGAAATGATGGGGGTGAACGGAATGGCGTTCTGACTGTGCGTCCGTTATACCATGTGAAATCCAATCGTCCTAATTATTTTCTTTGAATTCTGTTTGGTAGAAGCTTGGTGTCAATTTTACCTTGAGCAACAAGGAGACTGTTCAAAAGAGCGATGTGCTGTTCCTTGCTGTCAAACCGCCCATTATCCCTTTCGTACTGGATGAGATAGCTCCGGATATCGAAGAACGTCACTTAATTGTGTCTTGTGCTGCCGGCGTCACCATTAGCTCCATAGAAAAGGTGAGGGTTCTTTCTGAAACATTGTTCCAGCGCCAACCCATTCACTAAAATGCCAGTGGGTCTGTGAAATAGGATGGTCTATATATGGGATTTATGATATTTGCTGAAATGTAAACATTTCTGTACAATTACTTTAAAACATGTGAATTATTTGATAAATTAAATGAGTTTTTGGGAAACAGGTCAAAGTGAATAGTACTTTCAGAGAGTTGCACAGGTTCGCTGGGATGATTacgctccttctgtgctgcaaaattCTATGAATGCCTACATCGCTTCAAATAATGAATTTGTGTACGCGCGGCGTGTGTGTGTACGCGCGGCGTGTGTGTGTACGCGCGGCGTGTGTGTGTACGCGCGGCGTGTGTGTGTACGCGCGGCGTGTGTGTGTACGcgcggcgtgtgtgtgtgtacgcgcGGCGTGTGTGTGTACGCGCGGTGCGTGTGTGCATACGCCCAGCACGTGTGTGCACACGCCCGGCGCGTGTGTGCGTATGCGCGCGGTCAAATGTGTGTACGCGTGCGTGTGTGCCGCGTGCGTGTGTGTTCGCGTATGTGTGTACGTGTGGCATGTGTTTTTGTGTACATGTTTGTGTATGCGCGCGCTTGTGTGGCGTGTGTGTTTGTctacgcgtgtgtgtgtgtatacctgcatgcgtgtgtgtgtgtaaacctgcgtgcgtttgtgtgtgtgtgtacccgtGCGCGTGTGTATGcgtgcgtgtgggtgtgtgtgtagtgtacgcgtgtgtgggtgtgtgtacgtgcatgtgggtgtgtgtgtacgtgcGCGCGTACCCGCGCGTGCACCTGTGTGTACCCgcgcgcatgtgtgtgtgtacgcgtgtgtagtgtgtgtgtacgCACGCGGTCGAATGTGTGTACGGCGCGTGTGTGTACGCGCGCACGTGTTTGTGCACCGCGTGTGTGTGTACGCGTGGCTTGTGTGTttttgtgtacatgtgtgtgtgtgtgtgtgtgtatacctgcatttgcatgtgtgtttgtacccatgtgtgtgtgtgtgtgtgtgtacccgcGTGCGCATGTGTGTACCCACGTGCACATGTGTGTGTACCCGCATGCGCATGTGTGTGTATCCGCATGCGCGTGTGTGTGTacccgtgtgcgtgtgtgtgaatgcGCGTGTGTGTAAACACCTGAGTGTGTGTTTGTACGCGCGTGCGTgtatgtgcatgcgtgtgtgtgtgtgtacgcgcgtgtgtagtgtgtgtgtacgCGCGCGGTCGAATGTGTGTACGGCGCGTGAATGTGTTTACggcgtgtgtgtatgcatgtgtgtgtgtgtgcgcgtggcgtgtgtgtttttgtgtacgTGTACCTGCATTTGCGTGTGTGTTTGTACCCGCGCATGTGTGTGTACCCGCGTGTGTATGTACCCACGTGCGCATGTGTGTGTAcccatgtgcgtgtgtgtgtgtaaacacctgagtgtgtgtgtgtgtacgtgcgtgtgtgtatgtgcatgcgtGTGTTTGGACGCGAGCGtgtgtacatccctggacacagctTTTTCACCTCCAAAATGATGGAGCTTAATGATGTTGATAACTATCTTACTAATAGGGGGGAGTGTCACAAAGTTGCCAAGTACGATGAACTCCGCTGATTATTCCAAACAGCTGCAATACCATTGGACAGCTTTTAGAAAGCACAGTTTAAATGTCAAGAGTGACTCATCACAGCATAAAGTGATTATGATCAGCATGATGTGAACCTGGTGGGATTCCATTCATTTTGTATCAATTTATCCTTTGATGTCCGTGCAACTGTAACCTCATCAAGTGATATTGTTAATTCGGTCAACATCTGTTCAGAGGTTCTTGTTGGAACGGTTTTgctttttttaaagtacccagttattttttttttccaattaatgggaaatttagcatggccagtctacctaccctgcacacccttgggttgtgggagtgagatttttgccatttttaaatgttagGACCAGCCACTACTTGGAAGCGAGCCTATAAACAAAAAGGAAGTTAACTTTAACAAACACATGATTTATTTGGCTCGAGAGTGTATCTGCACCTTAACTGTCAGACCAATCCAGGGAATGGACAGGGCGGTATTGGCCATGGCTGCATTTACTGTTTAGCTGTGCTTATCCTGAAAAGATGGAGCAGCCTTTGCACAAAGTGCTTTCAGACCTGTATCAGGTACTGATGCTAATCCGTTCTCTGCATTCTGTTTACTTGAAGACTGATAGTATATCGTGGCAAAACTGTCCTTCCTCTGCCGCTCCCTATCTGGGAAACCCGAAATCCATGGGTCCTACggggagatcaacaatggttcCCTCTATGGTCCTCGTAGGGGTTTAGACAGGTATATTCCCAGAATCTGCTCCTTTCTTTTCTAAATGTCTTACCTAGAGCTTCACTCTCTTCTATCCTTCCTGAACATCTTTGAGTCATTTATgtcacagaaggtggccatttccgTCCATGCTCTCTCTCCTCTATTGTAATCAGCTCCATCTACTGCAAATAGCCATATTTCCTCATTCCTTACATCTTTAAAAATCCATTTACGGGATGCttgcgtcactggctaggccagcatttattgcccatccctagttgcccttccgaaggtggtggtgagttgctttcttgaaccgctgcagctcctgaggtgtaggtatacccacagtgctgttagggagggaggtccaggattttgccccagcgatagtgaaggaacggtgatataattccaagtcagggtggtgggtgactgggaggggaatctccaggtggtggggttcccaggtaactactgtccttgtccttccagtGTGGTCGTGGGTTTGATAAGTGCTGCTTAAAGAACTTTGGTGACCTTACCTCTCACTTCCTGAACTCTTCAACAGGAATTTTGTCACAGTATTAGGGGTAAGAGAAATCAGGAATTCGGTCTGCCAAAAGGCAGTGGGTGCTGGACCAATTAAAACATTTCGGACTGAGGTCAATATATTTTTGTATGGTATCGAGTGAAGTTATGGTTAAATGACGTTGTggtacaaatcagccatgatctaattgatctTTCTGTTCTATGGAGTGACTGAATGATCACTCCCCTCCATTTGTTCTCAATGTTGAAAGCTGGGTACACTGTTTATTTCCAAATTAATGAATCCCCACTGGTCTAGTTATCGTTCAATCTTTGGTCAGTCTCTCAGCAGTTTGCATTGAAGGAATCCGCCTACATTCTTCAAAGAAATACTCGATGAATAAACAGCAGAGATTTATTTAGGGGAAAGCTGGATGAACATACGAGGGAGGACAGAAGAATATAATGATCCAATTGGATGGAGAGGGATGAGCGGGCAGAGGGGTGGACCAGATAGGGgtggcacgggggcacagtggctcactgctgtctcacggcgccgaggacccgcgttcaatcccggccccgggtcactctgtgtggagtttgcacattctccacgtgtctgcgtgggtctcgcctcctacaacccaaaagatgtgcaggataggtggattggctacgctaaattgacccgtaattgggaaaaaaaaaataattgggtactctaaatttatttttaaaaatgttttaaaaagagggatataccagatgggctgaatggcctgtttctgtgctgtaacgcaCATTCTATATAGCATTGATGCTGTCAATTCTGCCACTTCTCTCATGTAGCTGTTTGGTATTACAGAAACTGTCCGCTGTGCGTGCGTTTCCGAAAGTGATCCGCTTAATGACCAACACCCCCGTGGTTGTACGAGAGGGGGCCACAGTGTACGCCACGGGAACGCATGCAGCAGTGGAAGATGGAAACCTGTTGGAGCAGCTGATGTCCAGTGTCGGTTATTGTGTGGAAGTGGAGGAGGATTCGATCGACGCCGTCACTGGGCTCAGTGGCAGCGGTCCTGCCTATGTACGTACCAAGCCGATCTCCGAGTGCGCACAACACACCAATCGGATTGGGCAGGAAGCCAAGGGGGTGAAATTGGAGGCTGCAGTGGCGGAGTGGTATTTGTCAGTGGACTAATAACCCAGAGaccccagggcaagatctgggaacccgggttcgaatcccaccagggcagagggcgaaatttgaattcaatacaaatttggaattaaaaaaaaaaagagttgaatGACAACCATGAAGCTACTGCTGATTGTCATAACAACCCATTTAGTTCACtactgccctttagggaaggaaatttgccgtccttacccggtctggcctacatatgactccagacccacggcaatgtggttgactctcaaataccctctgaaatggagggcagttagggatgggcaatcgatgctgacccagccagcgatgccctcatcccAGAAAATGAACTTAAAAAAAGAAACCTGATCATTTCTTACAAGGTTATTGGGTATATGTGGAACGAGGAACTTCAGTTCTGAAGAGAAATCGGGACTGTTTACCTTGGAGAAGAGATGATtatgaggagatttgatagaggtgctcaaaatcatgaggatctTTTAGCGAAGATCAAGCGCCAGATCCGATGTAGAACCTAATTCTTGTCATCATGGATCTGGTATGTCCCACGtcatggggaccatgaattgactTGGTTTTTGGATCGAGGAGATGGATTTGAACTTGCCCTGTCCACTCCGCGCATTGGCTGGGTACCTCTCAAAGaaatacaattaaaaaaaaatctaaatcatGAGGCGTCTGGTGAGAATAAATAGGGAGAAacggttcccattggtggaaggacagGGAACCGGAGGCTCCGGATTTAAGATAATTGCAGTGGAGGTATGAGGAGAAacgtttttcacacagcgagtggctaGCCCGAGCTGACCGAGATTGTGGCAGCGGCAGGGTCCACCGAGGCGATCAGGAGGGAATAGGATTAGGGCGGCATGTCGCGCAATGgttggcactgggactgcggcgctgaggacctgggttcgaatcccggccctgggtcactgtccgtgtggattttgcacattctccccgtgtctgcgtgggtttcgcccccacaacccaaagatgtgcagggtaggtggattggctatgctaaattgccccttgattggagaaaaaaatatataaaatcacGTTTACAAGAAGTTAATGGtaggaaatttttttttaatgttcgttATTCTTGTTAAAACCTTTGCTTTTCTTCCATTCATCTTTCCTCTTGGTAAACTAAACAAAAATCTGTTCAACCAGAAGAAAcatcaattgattttttttatcaTGCCCGCACGCAGACAGCTATCCCTTCATTATCCGCAGACCCCTGGAATTCTTTTACATGCAAGTAATTGCAGATCTTAACTTGTGTCTCTGCTCCTTGAATCTCACGGTCTGCCATCTCTGAGCAGCTCTCCTGTATATGAAGCCTTTAACATAGTCGAACCTCCCAAGCAGATTGATGTGAAGAAATTTGACATCGACCATGAGAGGGGGAAAGGCGAATGGGAGCTTTGTCAAAGCGATTTTAAGACTCCCCTGGCCTGCCTTCCAACCCTGCATCCTTTGTCAACTTAAGCTCATCTAAGAATCTGCTGCCCATTCCCTACCTTGCATCGAGGCTCCAAGCTCCTTTCTTTGCCCTCTAATCTACCTCGGCTTCAGGTCTGGCAACACCTCAGCTGtaaaatcctcatccttgtttttaaagcCCTCGACAGCCTCATCCCTCCATCTCTCCGTAAAAGAATCTTTACAGCgcagcaagaggccattcggcccatccagaccactggttcttggaaagagcaatcgatccaggcccagtcccctgccttatccccgtacccttgcacattctctcttttcagataggaatcaaattcccttttgaatatcttgatcgaacctgcctccaccaccctctcaggaagtgcGTTCCAGattccacccaccctctgggtgaaaaacccTTTCTTCACATCACTTttacttcttttgcaaattattttgaatctgtgccattGAGTTCTTGACGCTCTCCTGAGGTGGAGCAGTTTCTCACTATATcctctgtccatacccctcaggaccttgaatacctctatcaaatcttctctcactCCTCATGTCCTTCACTCCTACATTGCTCTTAGACCTCGAAGATTCTCAGTTCTGGCCTTTTGTGAATCCCAGATTTTCACCTTCAGCTATTTGTATTCCAaactctgggattccctccctctCATCCCCATGATCCTTCTCCCCTTCTTTCAGATGCTCCTTAACCTCCGACCTCTTTTAGTTGCCTATCCTGACACCTCTGTCAGTGGCTCAGCATCAGTTTTGGTAACACTCCTGCAAATCACCGTGGAACATTTTACTGCCTCGAAGGATTTGTACAATCCAAAGTTGTCCACGTCGCAGATGCACGGATCTTGATGGAGCGAGTCGCAGGCTTCCAGAGTGAGGTCACGTGCTATTCCGGGACAGGCGTGGATCATCTAATGGAAGTCGGAGGTCGGTGAGAGGGAAGGGAGCAGAAAGAATTGATAAGTGAggtgatctaatagaaacgtacaagataatgaatggcttggataggatggacgtagggaagttgtttccattagcaggggagactaggacgcgggggcacagccttagaataaaagggagtcactttagaacagagaccaggagaaatttcttcagccagagagtggtaggtctgtggaattcattgccacagagggcggtggaggccgggacattgagtgtctttaagacagaaattgataaattcttgatttctcgaggaattaagggctatggggagagagcgggtaaatggagttgaaatcaaccatgattgaatggtggagtggactcgatgggccgaatggccttacttccactcctatgtcttatggtcttatgtttgcATGTTCCTTCAGACAAGGAAGAGTAACCTTGATGATTATTTCCAGGCTTTCACAGCTATAGATGCCCTGGCAGATGGTGGGGTGAAGATGGGTCTCACTCGTAGATTGGCTGTTCGACTTGGTGCTCAAGCCTTGCTGGTCAGTAAACTGTGTCTTCTCTCTAACCTACAATACATCTGGTTAGTGTTAGTTTATTGATGCTGGAGAGCTGTTCCGGTAAAGCCACTGCATTACTTTAGCGCAGGCTCGTCCAACCTTTACTTGCACCAGGCCATATTTCCAATTTGTTTCCCACTCCAGGGCCCAATGAGCAAATTTTGAAATGATGAGTTTCGGCAACATTAAACACGAATCCCAATAAAGTGTTGGGgtataaagaaaagaaaaaagttgATGGACGAAAATAAAGCAACATCAAAGCGATAAATTGATGGTTTAAAATATTCCGCAATTAATAATGATCACCATTTATGTGTGAGAGGATCAAATTGTGTTTTCACCGGCTCGCTCTCCGAGTACTTATTCACCCACTCATTGTGTGAGTTGGTGTGAGCGTGTCGGTGTATGGGGGTGAGGATTAGTGTGAATCCTAAGACAGGGGGTGAGGCaaactcctccctctctctttcactcccaacacacacacaccctctcactcactctcactccctctcagttCCGCACACATTCTCTCACTGACTCACACCAGTAGACAGTCAGGTGGAGTGGCTCGCTGGCCACATGTTGGACAAGCCCTGGTTTGGTGAACTTAAACCTCCCATTAAATAGGATCCTTTGGAATGGAAGGCTGGGACCTGTCCATCCAGATGAGTTACAAATTGCCTCACCCAAACATTGACGGCAATTTTAGCACTTAGATTGTCAAATTTTAAAATGTGCTGTGGGTTTTTCTCGAAATCACTGAGGGTTTTGCGCGGTCATCAGGTGTATTTTGTCGTTTCCTTTTGACAGGGAGCTGCTAAGATGTTGCTGGAGTCCGAGCAACACCCTGGACAACTGAAGGATAACGTGTGTTCGCCAGGCGGTGCAACGATCCATGCCATACACTTCCTGGAAAGTGGGGGCTTCCGCAGTCTGCTCATCAATGCTGTCGAGGCTTCGTGTGTAAGAACGAGGTGCGTGTCTCTCAGTATGAGTGGGTGTCTCCTTacccccccactcaactctaaaTCAGCCTTTGTTCTTCCTGTGAGCTTGCCAACTAGATACCAATAACATTTAGCCTTGGCATGGATTTTGCATTCAACCTGTGGGAGTCAGATGCTCTCGTTCATACAGCTGAGGATGTCGTCTACCAAATGTTTTCGAAGTCTAACGAAGGCCGAGGAGGAAGCTGTTAACTGCTTCAGTTGgaggggcggtacggtggcgcagtggttggcattgctgccgtacggcgctgaggtcccaggttcgatcccggccccgggtccctggccgtgtggagtttgcacattctccccgtgtttgcgtgggtttcgcccccacaacccaaagatgtgcagggtaggtgacttggccatgctaaattgtccattaattggaaaagaaaataattgggtactctaaattttttttaaaactctgctgCAGTTGtgtcatttataataataataataatctttattgtcacaagtaggtaacattaacactgcaatgaagttactgtgaaaagcccataatcgccacattccggcgcctgttcgggtatgcagagggagaattcagaatgtccaattcacctaactgcacgtctttcgggacttgtgggaggaaactggagcacccagaggaaagctacCCACTGTGCTTAACAACAGTATATAATTTATGTAACTTTTAGTTAAAAAATGAAATAATTCTCAGCACGATAGCCTCTTTCACCTAAGATTGTCTGCTTTACTAGGCTAATTAGGAGAAATACCTGTGTCTAGCCTGTGTTACCAGCTCCCTCACTCTCTTTATCTCCATCACCCATCACTAACAACAATAGACAACCGTCTAGATTTAATATTGGTTGTGGAAAGTGAGCACAGATTACTGCATTGAGCCACCGTTTGGTCACTTGTTCTGATGGCGGCTTGTGTTTTTTGAGATGATGAGTGCATCAGATAAAGCGATTGTCGGACTCTGTTGTTGTAGGGAAAACATTCACCTGCGCGCCGTGGGAATGTACTCCACTTGTTTCTTCGCCTGCTCTTGCACTTTGTACACAAGTCTCTGCCTTTCTGACTGTTTAGGGAGCTGCAGTGCCTGGCTGACCAAGAAACCGTTTCCCCTGCCGCCATTAAAAAGACCACCCTGGACAAAGTGAAAAAGACGGCCTCCAAAGCTGGCATCAGCCTCTTCAACAACAAGTACCCCGGGAGCAAGCAACACTGATTAGTGCGTTGTATACGAAGACTGACTATTGGGAGTTGAATGGGTCGGCGAGGAACGGAACCCGGGTAGTGATACCAAACGGCAGATTGACATGCATTAAATGGAGATTAGTGACTTTGTTTTTGTAAGCACACTATACTGATCCTGAATCTGGAGTTTGTTAGAATGGTAATATGAAGGTAAGAACAGATATTTAAGGTGTCCACTTAAGACCAACGGTTAATTTAATTTGTGTGCTGTACATAAACAAAATAACATTGGATGTATTTCTATGCCAGTCTGAGTTCCACTTTTTTATTCCCTTCCTGACTATTGTTCCCAAATGCACAAAACCAACTGACTCCTTTTGTGAATGTTCCTGATATAATGGCCtgaccgagggcagcacggtggcctagtggttagcacaaccgcctcacggtgctgaggtcccaggttcgatcccggctctgggtcactgtccgagtggagtttgcacattctccccgtgtctgcgtgggtttcgcccccacaacccaaaaatgtgcagagtaggtggattggccacgctaaattgccccttaatagaaaaaataattgggtaatctaaatttataaaaaaaaaattaatgtcctGACCAACAATTCTTCTGCACTGTTCTTTGCTTTCTCTCCGTTAACCATTTCCACTTCCATGGGCCTTTTAATCCCATGGAATTTAGATCTGCTAACAAGTCCATTGTCTAACACTTCATCAAATGCCCATTGAAAGTCCCTATACACAAGATCAACCACACTATCTTCGTCAACCCTCCCCGTCGTGCTTTCAAAGAACTGAATCATGTTTACCACACAATGTTTGCCTTTAACAGTTCTGTCATTTACAAATGCATTTTTCCAAGTGTAAATGAATTTGAATTCTGGGATTCATTGTTACCCTGGGACTGAACAGAAATATCTCTGcactgggattctccaaaaatgatgGTATTTGTGTTGAtgggtaatgaaatgaaatgaaaatcgcttattgtcacgagtaggcttcaatgaagttactgtgaaaagctcctagtcgccacattccggcgcctgtccggggaggctggtacgggaatcgaaccgtgctgctggtctgcttgttctgctttcaaagccagtgatttagctcagtgagctaaaccagccccagataatGATACAGCACTCGGGTTTCAgggggtcttgtggcgcagtgggtacgtgtccctacctctgagctagaagctccacgtttgagtcccaccccaggacttgacggccaaggaaggtgcatctgTAACGCAGCCAGCATTCCGAGGAGAGTCAGCCAGAAGCTGATGTGCACGGAGGAAACGTGCCCAGCAGCCATACCATGCTGGGGGCAGCTAAATTGTTTAACAGTGCCAATTCTGCCCCTCAGTGGGAGGAAGCATAGCCCTCAGGCTGCCaaacaatcagattggctggcagttccACCATTCCTGGCAGCACCAGAGCTCAGTTgtgggcactgctgggactgTAGGAAGTAGCCATCTGACCTGTTTTGCATGCCCCTGCGCCTCCCCCAGCAAAAACATACCCACGGGGGCATGTAAACTCAATCCCCGGAAAGTTAAACAGGATCTACCATAGAATATATCATATTCATTAATAGAAATACTAAATGAGTTGCCTGGGCTTTCTTGGGTCAGATGAACGGGGCTGAAATGCTTCTGTTTTACCTTACTATAAACTCACTTCTGAAAGCCCCTCACTGCGTGGTGAGGAGACAGAACTCAAAGTAATCAATGGAGCTGGACTATCAGCGTTGGAGCTGGACTATCAGCATTGGAGGTGGACAACAGCATTGGGCTTTGAAAAAGAGATGTTGCAAAGGGGAATCTAGCTGCTAGTCAAGGAGCACAAATTGTTTTGTGAACGCTTCATGCAGGAACCCGCTTCCCATGTTGCTATGGATGTGTGATCCAATGAGTCGGGTTAAGTTCCAGCCACCAGGATGCTGAGCTACATTGGATCGTAAAGACTGCATTCAGTCAGAGAAAAGTACAGTGGCCAATTGACCAAGAAAATAAGGAAAACCTTTCCTCAACCAAAGTGGACACAGGAATAACTTcctgatttgtt harbors:
- the LOC119953178 gene encoding pyrroline-5-carboxylate reductase 1, mitochondrial-like, which gives rise to MSVGFIGAGQLAFALARGFTAAGVLAAHKITASSPDQELPTVGGLRKLGVNFTLSNKETVQKSDVLFLAVKPPIIPFVLDEIAPDIEERHLIVSCAAGVTISSIEKKLSAVRAFPKVIRLMTNTPVVVREGATVYATGTHAAVEDGNLLEQLMSSVGYCVEVEEDSIDAVTGLSGSGPAYAFTAIDALADGGVKMGLTRRLAVRLGAQALLGAAKMLLESEQHPGQLKDNVCSPGGATIHAIHFLESGGFRSLLINAVEASCVRTRELQCLADQETVSPAAIKKTTLDKVKKTASKAGISLFNNKYPGSKQH